The sequence CGTCTTCGCGGAGGAGGCCGACCGTGCCGCCTCGCGTCCGATGACCAACAAGGCCGCGCGTCGCTATGCGCGCATCCTGTTCGCCGGCGGCGACGAGAGCACGCCGGACAAGCAGGGGCGGATCGGCATCCCCGCGCACCTGCGCGAGTACGCCGCCCTGGAGAGGGACGTCGTGGTCATCGGCGTCCGCGACCGACTCGAGATCTGGAACCCCGCCCGTTGGGAGGAGTTCCAGGCCGAGGCGATGGCCGACTTCGCCGACCTCGACGAGGACGACGACTGATCGGTCACCCCGACTCACAACTCAACAACGGATCCGTCGGGCGAGGTCTCTGGCCCGCTCCCGACCAGCCACCTGGGGCACCTTCCCCGGCACCAGGCGGCACCAGCGGTCTTCTGGGACACCTTCCCCGGTTCCAGACGGCCCGGCCCAGGAGCGGGCGGGGACCTGGCTCGACGGATCCGGATCACCACCAGCCACGAGGAACGCACGAGGGGTCGAGCGATGAGCGTGATGGGCGCCAACAGTCCGGCACGGCCGGACGCCGCGCACGCGCCACGGGTGCGGGACATGGCCCGTGAGGCCGTCCTGCGGATGGCGTTCTCGGCCACCGTCTCGCTGGCCCTGGCCGCGTTGCTGCTCGTGCTCGCCTACGGGATCGGGCGCTGAGGGCGACGATGAGCACTCCTCGACACGACCCGGTGATGCTCGACCGGGTCGTTG comes from Nocardioides panacisoli and encodes:
- the mraZ gene encoding division/cell wall cluster transcriptional repressor MraZ; the encoded protein is MLFMGTYTPKLDDKGRVFLPAKFRDRLAEGLVVTQGQENCLVVWPVDVFAEEADRAASRPMTNKAARRYARILFAGGDESTPDKQGRIGIPAHLREYAALERDVVVIGVRDRLEIWNPARWEEFQAEAMADFADLDEDDD